In Streptomyces sp. P3, one DNA window encodes the following:
- a CDS encoding type I polyketide synthase → MSDEEKLLGYLKKVTADLHQTRQRLAAAEAHRNDPVAIVAMGCRFPGGVSDPDDLWRLLDDGGDAMSEWPRDRGWDIDSLYDPTPGTPGRSYTRTGGFIDRVGDFDAGFFGISPREAVGTDPQQRILLEISWEALERAGIDPIALRGSRTGVFSGTNLQDYTTLLSLSDNAGDDGVGNAPSVLSGRISYTLGLEGPAVSVDTACSSSLVTLHLAAQALRAGECDLALAGGVTVMSTPTIFLEFSRQRGLSPNGRCRAFADTADGTAWGEGAGVLVLERLSDARRHGHPVLAVLRGSAVNQDGASNGLTAPNGPSQERVIWQALNNAKLAPADVDAVEAHGTGTTLGDPIEAQALLATYGQDRPANRPLLLGSVKSNIGHTQAAAGVAGVIKTVLALRAGRLPATLHVDRPSRHVDWTAGNVELLTEARGWPAVGDRPRRAGVSSFGVSGTNAHVILEQAPPTEQDDTGRAGDTSRPRAFTLSGRTAPALRDQARRLAARLRADPDGAPRLADLAWSLATTRSALEHRAVVVAPGPDVLLRGLTALADGAPDPAMVRGVADTEGDPVFLFPGQGPQWAGMATELHDTDARFRASFDEAAAAVEQFTDFRVLDVLRGTPGAPPPERLDVVQPTLFVVCVALARLWMACGVRPAAVAGQSQGEIAAAHIAGVLTLQDAARVVVARSRELTAITGRGGMVAVPLALAEVERLIAPYDGRISVGSVTGPRSVTVSGDAEPLAELLARLTRDGIRARRVPVDYASHSAQVEEVREALLAGFAPVRPRPAEIPFHSTVTGNRVEDTTTLDAAYWYDNIRRTVRFESTVRALADAGHRVFVEMSPHPVVTTAVGDILDDLGITDGAVLGTLRRDEGGTERFLTSVAGLAVRGGSVDWNAVHDEPAGRVDLPVYAFQRRRYWPGFTAAATPATDAARDAPFWQAVDSGDLGTLAEALGLDEQATAALLPALADYRRRGNDRETADRWRYRISWRPLQDTPTPALTGRWTLVVPRGHENGPEATRVRAALTRAGADCVPVVVEEHADRAALAAVLGEATADARGVLSLLALDGGAHPRHPLLHGGFAATVALVQAMDDLNVRLPVWFLTRGAVATRSGEAPASPAQALVWGFGRVVALEQADCWGGLIDLPAQLDARTADRVVAVLAGTDHEDQVAVRVTGTLGRRLERAAVGGLAARRRWRPEGTVLVTGGTGALGRHVARWLAQEGAAHLLLVSRSGPDAECAAGLLAELTALGARADLVACDIADPADLEDLLASVPEERPLTAVFHTAAVLDDGVIGSLTPERLAEVLRVKVGGALNLDAATAGLDLSAFVLFSSSSGVFGSPGHGNYAPGNAFLDALAEDRRSRGLPATAIAWSGWAEGGMASGTVGERLQRHGVRLMDPAVAVTALQHALDQDDTSLVVTDIDWEVFGTELGKGRPRRLYAELPDLERMRAQRAAAPAVSGGDDNDMMATIAALGDADRRHALLELVRAHIAYVLNHPSPDDVEPARAFRELGFDSLTSVELRNTLGEATGMRLPATLVYDYPTPAALAEHLGEQLAPTGASASGASASGAAVAPPETAEDPVVIVGMACRFPGGADTPERFWQLLADGTDVMGPFPEDRDWDVAGLYHPEPGTAGRTATLTGGFLDGFADFDPGLFAISPREALAMDPQQRLLLETAWETFERAGIDPRSLRGSRTGVFAGTNYQDYTSRPIAPGDDVGAHLGTGNSASVLSGRVSYTFGLEGPAVTVDTACSSSLVALHLAAQALRAGECDLALAGGVTVMSTPALFVDFSRQQGLAVDGRCKAFAEAADGTGFSEGGGLLLVERLSDARRLGHPVLAVVRGSAVNQDGASNGLSAPNGPSQQRVIRAALADAGVSAVDVDVVEAHGTGTRLGDPIEAQALLATYGRGRDGGRPLWLGSVKSNVGHTQAGAGVAGVMKMVLAMGAGVVPATLHVDEPSSHVDWSAGAVELVTGARVWEEEAGHPRRAGVSSFGISGTNAHVILEGVTEGPHDTSDVDDTGAGPSASRVPSPVPWVVTGRSRDALREQAVRLFDHVTAHPEVAVADTALALATTRTPFTHRAVLVADDHDGLTARLRALAEGTPLPGTVTGAARAGGRTAFLFTGQGAQRPGMGRELHAAHPVFAQTFDAVCERVPGLREVVLGDDAELLNRTEHAQPALFAFEVALYRLLESWGVRPDHVAGHSVGEIAAAHVAGVFSLDDACALVAARGRLMQALPPGGAMASIRATEREVLPLLSGHEHEVGIAALNGPSSTVVSGTEEAVARICEHFSAAGRRTARLRVSHAFHSPLMDPALDDFRAVAAGLSYEEPVLSVVSARTGEPATAGLLTDPEHWVRHLREPVRFHDCVTRLHGLGVRRFLEVGPDGSLTTLAEAALPEAEPDTAETVFAAAVLRGEPETGCLLRAVGALFAHGAEPDWAALLPRARAVPLPTYAFQRQRFWLPTVASAGDPGAAGLHSADHPFLAAEVARAGSDDLLFTGRLSLRSHPWLADHTVLGQVILPATGYLDLALHVGDRTDRAHLGELTLLTPLVVPAEGAAHLQVTVDAADDRGHRAFAVWSRPSADDGEWQRHAQGVLAPRPPSVPADDLAAWPPPGASLVSDEDPYPAFAAAGFAYGPSFRGLGRVWERGEEVYAEVALPEPYRQDAARHALHPALLDAAVQALLVRRPGLRGDEDPTAPMLPFAWTGLTLHADRATALRVRLTPAGHDHGYRVLVTDTAGRAVATADAITLREVAAAPAAGTGRPELLRLDWQETLPAPESPAPRTARWIVLGGGDDRVVAALDATGVHVETYADLESLAKALDTGMTMPEVVVVAPEPCRVGRHGMPEALRGRLSRTQEVMSGWLADERYADARLVFVTRRAVVAGPDDASADAVLPDVTAAALWGLVRAGQTEHPGRFQLVDLPGGAEGGDEAALLAAIASGGPHSAVRDGRVLHPDAVPATPGPAPDLAAGTVLVTGATGTLGRAVARHLVTRHGVRSLLLAGRRGPAADGAEALVAELAELGVRVRLEACDVAERADVERLLTQLPADAPLTGVIHAAGVTDDAVLTALDGARFDTVLRPKADGAWNLHHATADHDPPAFVLFSSAAGTFGAPGQANYAAANAFLDGLAALRRSLGRPAASVAWGLWSDDSGMTAGLSRTDRGRLNRGGLRPLTTGDALALLDDALSTADPAVIAVATGSGRAKVRSMLRPVTAAARRRIASGATEPVGPSLLAGRSAEEGRALLVGLVRDLAATVLGHASADGVEPDRLFTEQGFDSLTVVELRNHLATATGLKLAPTLLFDHATPEALAAHLHGRLGERAAPETGREQTAVSAPGIRPEDTLGGLFKRACLDDRVDDGFTLLQAAAELRPTFTSPDELPGPPAAIRLSAGGAAAPLVCFSSYVALAGVHQYARFASPFRGRRDVWALPTQGFGTGEALPATFDAVADLHADAVRRIAGDVAPVLLGSSSGGILALSAARRMQERGAPPAAVVLLDTYMPRADSPFLRFSRQMLSGMFERESMFAHMDSARLTAMSWYVAMIGEWEPGPLECPVLLVRSSEPPVPAEPGEEMRPEEWQTSWHRAHTVLDVPGNHFTMMEDHARSTAGVTDGWLAARGT, encoded by the coding sequence ATGAGCGATGAGGAAAAACTCCTCGGCTACCTGAAGAAGGTCACGGCCGACCTCCACCAGACGCGACAGCGTCTGGCCGCGGCCGAGGCACACCGCAACGACCCCGTCGCGATCGTCGCGATGGGCTGCCGATTCCCGGGTGGGGTCAGCGACCCCGACGATCTGTGGCGGCTGCTCGACGACGGTGGCGACGCCATGTCCGAGTGGCCCCGCGACCGGGGCTGGGACATCGACTCCCTGTACGACCCGACGCCCGGCACCCCCGGCCGCAGCTACACCCGCACCGGCGGATTCATCGACCGTGTCGGCGACTTCGACGCCGGCTTCTTCGGCATCTCGCCGCGCGAGGCCGTCGGCACCGACCCGCAGCAGCGGATCCTGCTCGAGATCAGCTGGGAGGCGCTCGAACGCGCCGGGATCGACCCGATCGCCCTGCGCGGCAGCCGCACCGGTGTGTTCTCCGGCACCAACCTGCAGGACTACACCACCCTGCTCAGTCTGTCGGACAACGCCGGCGACGACGGGGTGGGCAACGCGCCCAGCGTGCTGTCCGGCCGGATCTCCTACACCCTCGGCCTCGAAGGCCCCGCCGTCTCCGTCGACACCGCCTGCTCCTCCTCGCTGGTCACCCTCCACCTGGCCGCGCAGGCCCTGCGCGCGGGAGAGTGCGACCTCGCCCTCGCCGGCGGCGTCACCGTCATGTCGACGCCCACGATCTTCCTCGAGTTCAGCCGCCAGCGCGGCCTGTCGCCGAACGGCCGCTGCCGCGCCTTCGCGGACACCGCCGACGGCACCGCTTGGGGCGAGGGCGCGGGAGTCCTCGTCCTCGAACGGCTCTCCGACGCCCGCCGCCACGGACATCCCGTCCTCGCCGTCCTGCGCGGCTCCGCCGTCAACCAGGACGGCGCGTCCAACGGCCTGACCGCTCCCAACGGCCCCTCCCAGGAACGCGTCATCTGGCAGGCGCTCAACAACGCGAAGCTGGCACCCGCCGACGTGGACGCCGTGGAGGCGCACGGCACCGGAACCACCCTCGGCGACCCCATCGAGGCGCAGGCCCTGCTCGCCACCTACGGACAGGACCGGCCCGCGAACCGCCCGCTGCTGCTCGGCTCGGTGAAGTCGAACATCGGCCACACCCAGGCCGCGGCAGGTGTCGCCGGCGTCATCAAGACGGTCCTCGCGCTGCGTGCGGGCCGACTGCCGGCGACCCTCCACGTCGACCGGCCCAGCCGACACGTCGACTGGACCGCCGGAAACGTCGAACTGCTCACCGAAGCCCGCGGCTGGCCCGCCGTCGGCGACCGCCCGCGCCGCGCGGGCGTGTCCTCCTTCGGCGTCAGCGGCACCAACGCCCACGTCATCCTGGAACAGGCCCCGCCCACCGAGCAGGACGACACCGGACGCGCGGGCGACACGTCCCGCCCGCGCGCCTTCACCCTGTCCGGCCGCACCGCACCCGCCCTGCGCGACCAGGCCCGTCGGCTCGCCGCCCGGCTGCGCGCCGACCCGGACGGCGCACCGCGCCTCGCCGACCTCGCCTGGTCCCTCGCGACCACCCGGTCCGCGCTCGAACACCGTGCCGTCGTCGTCGCCCCCGGCCCCGACGTCCTCCTGCGCGGCCTGACCGCCCTGGCCGACGGAGCGCCCGACCCCGCCATGGTGCGCGGCGTCGCCGACACCGAGGGCGACCCGGTCTTCCTCTTCCCCGGCCAGGGGCCGCAGTGGGCGGGCATGGCCACCGAACTCCACGACACCGACGCCCGGTTCCGCGCCTCCTTCGACGAAGCCGCAGCCGCCGTGGAGCAGTTCACCGACTTCCGCGTCCTGGACGTCCTGCGCGGTACCCCCGGCGCCCCGCCCCCGGAGCGCCTCGACGTCGTCCAGCCCACCCTCTTCGTCGTCTGCGTCGCCCTCGCCCGACTGTGGATGGCGTGCGGGGTCCGCCCCGCCGCCGTCGCCGGACAGAGCCAGGGCGAGATCGCCGCCGCGCACATCGCGGGTGTCCTCACCCTCCAGGACGCGGCCCGGGTCGTCGTCGCCCGCTCCCGGGAGCTCACCGCCATCACCGGCCGCGGCGGCATGGTCGCCGTACCGCTGGCGCTCGCCGAGGTCGAACGTCTCATCGCCCCCTACGACGGCCGCATCTCCGTCGGCTCCGTCACCGGCCCGCGGTCCGTCACCGTGTCCGGGGACGCCGAACCGCTGGCCGAACTGCTGGCCCGCCTCACCCGAGACGGAATCCGCGCACGCCGCGTCCCGGTGGACTACGCCTCGCACAGCGCGCAGGTGGAGGAGGTCCGCGAGGCCCTGCTCGCCGGATTCGCACCGGTGCGCCCGCGCCCCGCCGAGATCCCGTTCCACTCCACCGTCACCGGAAACCGGGTCGAGGACACCACCACGCTCGACGCCGCCTACTGGTACGACAACATCCGCCGCACCGTCCGCTTCGAGAGCACGGTGCGCGCGCTCGCCGACGCCGGGCATCGCGTCTTCGTCGAGATGAGCCCGCACCCCGTGGTCACCACGGCGGTCGGCGACATCCTCGACGACCTCGGCATCACCGACGGCGCCGTCCTCGGTACCCTGCGCCGCGACGAGGGCGGGACCGAACGCTTCCTGACGTCCGTGGCCGGTCTCGCCGTCCGCGGCGGATCCGTCGACTGGAACGCCGTCCACGACGAGCCCGCGGGCCGCGTCGACCTGCCCGTCTACGCCTTCCAACGCCGCCGCTACTGGCCGGGGTTCACCGCTGCCGCGACCCCCGCGACCGACGCCGCCCGGGACGCCCCGTTCTGGCAGGCCGTCGACTCCGGTGACCTCGGCACCCTCGCCGAAGCGCTCGGCCTCGACGAACAGGCCACGGCCGCACTGCTCCCCGCCCTGGCCGACTACCGACGACGCGGCAACGACCGTGAGACCGCCGACCGCTGGCGCTACCGCATCAGCTGGCGCCCGCTGCAGGACACGCCGACGCCGGCCCTCACCGGCCGCTGGACCCTTGTCGTGCCCCGCGGCCACGAGAACGGTCCCGAGGCCACCCGCGTCCGGGCCGCGCTGACCCGCGCCGGCGCAGACTGCGTTCCCGTCGTGGTCGAAGAGCACGCCGACCGCGCGGCGCTCGCCGCCGTGCTGGGCGAGGCGACGGCCGACGCACGCGGTGTGCTGTCCCTGCTCGCGCTCGACGGCGGCGCGCATCCTCGGCACCCGCTGCTGCACGGTGGTTTCGCCGCCACCGTCGCCCTGGTGCAGGCCATGGACGACCTCAACGTCCGGCTGCCGGTGTGGTTCCTCACCCGCGGCGCCGTAGCCACCCGTTCCGGCGAGGCGCCCGCCTCACCGGCCCAGGCCCTCGTCTGGGGGTTCGGACGGGTCGTCGCCCTGGAACAGGCCGACTGCTGGGGCGGCCTGATCGACCTGCCCGCTCAGCTCGACGCGCGCACCGCCGACCGGGTCGTCGCCGTCCTCGCCGGAACCGACCACGAGGACCAGGTCGCCGTACGCGTCACCGGCACGCTCGGCCGCCGGCTGGAGCGCGCCGCCGTGGGCGGGCTCGCCGCCCGACGCCGGTGGCGACCGGAGGGCACGGTCCTCGTGACCGGCGGCACCGGCGCCCTCGGCCGTCATGTGGCCCGCTGGCTCGCCCAAGAGGGAGCGGCGCACCTCCTGCTCGTCAGCCGCTCCGGCCCCGACGCGGAATGCGCCGCGGGGCTGCTCGCCGAACTGACCGCCCTCGGTGCCCGCGCGGACCTCGTCGCCTGCGACATCGCCGACCCCGCGGACCTCGAAGACCTGCTGGCCTCCGTCCCCGAGGAGCGCCCCCTCACCGCCGTCTTCCACACCGCTGCCGTTCTCGACGACGGGGTCATCGGCTCGCTCACGCCCGAGCGCCTCGCCGAGGTCCTGCGGGTCAAGGTGGGCGGCGCGCTCAACCTCGACGCCGCCACCGCCGGCCTCGACCTCTCCGCCTTCGTGCTGTTCTCCTCCTCCTCGGGTGTCTTCGGCAGCCCCGGACACGGCAACTACGCCCCCGGCAACGCCTTCCTGGACGCCCTCGCCGAGGACCGCCGCTCGCGCGGTCTGCCCGCCACGGCGATCGCATGGAGCGGCTGGGCCGAGGGAGGCATGGCCTCCGGCACGGTCGGCGAGCGACTCCAGCGTCACGGCGTCCGTCTCATGGATCCCGCCGTCGCGGTCACGGCCCTGCAACACGCCCTGGACCAGGACGACACGTCGCTCGTGGTCACCGACATCGACTGGGAGGTCTTCGGGACGGAGCTCGGCAAGGGCCGCCCCCGCCGTCTCTACGCCGAGCTCCCGGATCTGGAGCGGATGCGTGCCCAGCGCGCCGCTGCCCCGGCCGTCTCCGGCGGCGACGACAACGACATGATGGCCACGATCGCCGCCCTCGGGGACGCCGACCGCCGTCATGCCCTGCTCGAGCTGGTGCGCGCTCACATCGCCTACGTCCTCAACCATCCGAGCCCCGACGACGTCGAACCGGCCCGCGCCTTCCGGGAGCTCGGCTTCGACTCCCTCACCTCCGTCGAGTTGCGCAACACCCTGGGCGAGGCGACGGGTATGCGACTGCCCGCGACCCTCGTCTACGACTACCCCACGCCCGCGGCCCTGGCCGAGCACCTCGGCGAGCAGCTCGCCCCGACCGGCGCCTCCGCGTCCGGCGCCTCCGCGTCCGGCGCCGCCGTCGCGCCCCCTGAGACGGCCGAGGACCCGGTCGTCATCGTCGGCATGGCCTGCCGTTTCCCCGGCGGGGCGGACACCCCGGAGCGGTTCTGGCAGCTGCTGGCCGACGGGACCGACGTGATGGGCCCGTTCCCGGAGGACCGGGACTGGGACGTGGCCGGGCTCTACCATCCCGAGCCCGGTACGGCGGGCCGTACCGCCACACTCACCGGTGGATTCCTGGACGGCTTCGCCGACTTCGATCCCGGCCTCTTCGCCATCTCGCCCCGCGAGGCTCTGGCCATGGACCCGCAGCAGCGGCTGCTGCTCGAGACCGCCTGGGAGACGTTCGAGCGGGCGGGGATCGATCCGCGGTCGCTGCGCGGCAGCCGCACCGGCGTGTTCGCCGGCACCAACTACCAGGACTACACCTCACGTCCGATCGCGCCGGGCGACGACGTCGGCGCCCATCTGGGCACGGGCAACTCCGCGAGTGTCCTGTCGGGCCGCGTGTCGTACACCTTCGGGCTGGAGGGCCCGGCGGTCACCGTCGACACCGCCTGCTCGTCGTCGCTGGTCGCCCTACACCTGGCGGCGCAGGCGCTGCGTGCGGGGGAGTGCGACCTGGCGCTGGCCGGCGGCGTCACCGTGATGTCGACACCCGCTCTGTTCGTGGACTTCAGTCGTCAGCAGGGGTTGGCGGTGGACGGTCGGTGCAAGGCGTTCGCGGAGGCGGCGGACGGGACGGGGTTCTCGGAGGGTGGTGGTCTGTTGTTGGTGGAGCGGTTGTCGGATGCGCGGCGGTTGGGGCATCCGGTGTTGGCGGTGGTGCGGGGTTCGGCGGTGAATCAGGACGGTGCGTCGAACGGGTTGAGTGCGCCGAACGGTCCGTCGCAGCAGCGGGTGATCCGTGCGGCGTTGGCGGATGCGGGTGTGTCGGCGGTGGATGTGGATGTGGTGGAGGCGCACGGTACGGGGACGCGGTTGGGTGATCCGATCGAGGCGCAGGCGTTGTTGGCGACCTATGGCCGGGGGCGGGACGGGGGTCGTCCGTTGTGGTTGGGGTCGGTGAAGTCGAACGTCGGTCATACGCAGGCGGGTGCCGGTGTGGCGGGTGTGATGAAGATGGTGCTGGCGATGGGGGCGGGTGTGGTGCCGGCGACGTTGCATGTGGATGAGCCGTCGTCGCATGTGGACTGGTCGGCGGGTGCGGTGGAGTTGGTGACGGGGGCGCGGGTGTGGGAGGAGGAGGCCGGGCATCCGCGGCGTGCGGGTGTGTCGTCGTTCGGTATCAGCGGTACCAACGCGCACGTCATCCTGGAAGGCGTCACCGAAGGACCGCACGACACGTCCGACGTCGACGACACGGGTGCTGGCCCGTCGGCGTCGCGGGTGCCTTCGCCGGTGCCCTGGGTCGTCACCGGTCGCAGCCGCGACGCCCTGCGCGAGCAGGCCGTCCGGCTGTTCGACCACGTGACCGCCCACCCCGAAGTCGCCGTCGCCGACACCGCGTTGGCGCTGGCGACCACCCGGACGCCGTTCACCCACCGGGCCGTCCTCGTCGCCGACGATCACGACGGCCTCACGGCCCGGTTGCGGGCCCTGGCCGAGGGGACGCCGCTGCCCGGCACGGTCACCGGCGCCGCACGCGCGGGCGGCCGCACGGCGTTCCTGTTCACCGGCCAGGGTGCGCAGCGGCCCGGTATGGGCCGCGAACTGCACGCCGCCCACCCGGTGTTCGCGCAGACCTTCGACGCCGTGTGCGAACGCGTTCCCGGACTGCGGGAGGTGGTCCTGGGAGACGACGCCGAACTCCTGAACCGCACCGAACACGCACAGCCCGCCCTGTTCGCCTTCGAAGTGGCGCTGTACCGCCTGCTGGAGTCGTGGGGCGTCCGCCCGGACCACGTCGCCGGACACTCCGTCGGCGAGATCGCCGCGGCCCATGTCGCCGGCGTGTTCTCCCTCGACGACGCCTGCGCCCTGGTCGCCGCCCGCGGCCGCCTCATGCAGGCGCTGCCGCCCGGCGGCGCGATGGCGTCGATCCGGGCCACCGAGCGGGAGGTACTGCCGCTGCTGTCCGGACACGAACACGAAGTCGGCATCGCCGCCCTCAACGGGCCCTCCTCGACCGTCGTCTCCGGCACGGAGGAGGCCGTCGCCCGGATCTGCGAGCACTTCTCGGCGGCCGGCCGGCGCACGGCCCGGCTCCGGGTCAGCCACGCCTTCCACTCCCCGCTCATGGACCCGGCGCTCGACGACTTCCGGGCCGTCGCCGCCGGCCTCTCCTACGAAGAGCCCGTCCTGTCCGTCGTCTCCGCACGGACCGGTGAACCGGCCACCGCCGGTCTGCTCACCGACCCCGAGCACTGGGTGCGGCACCTGCGTGAGCCGGTCCGGTTCCACGACTGCGTCACCCGGCTGCACGGCCTCGGTGTCCGCCGCTTCCTGGAGGTCGGCCCGGACGGTTCGCTCACCACGCTCGCCGAGGCGGCTCTCCCCGAGGCGGAGCCCGACACGGCCGAAACGGTGTTCGCGGCAGCCGTACTGCGGGGCGAGCCCGAGACCGGCTGTCTGCTCCGCGCCGTCGGCGCACTGTTCGCGCACGGCGCCGAACCCGACTGGGCGGCGCTTCTTCCCCGTGCCCGCGCCGTGCCGTTGCCCACCTACGCCTTCCAGCGGCAGCGGTTCTGGCTGCCGACGGTGGCCTCGGCCGGCGATCCCGGCGCCGCCGGGCTGCACTCGGCGGACCACCCGTTCCTCGCGGCCGAGGTCGCCCGCGCGGGCTCGGACGACCTGCTGTTCACCGGGCGGCTGTCGCTGCGCAGCCACCCCTGGCTCGCCGACCACACCGTCCTCGGGCAGGTCATCCTGCCCGCCACCGGCTACCTCGACCTCGCCCTGCACGTGGGCGACCGCACCGACCGCGCTCACCTCGGCGAACTCACCCTGCTCACCCCGCTCGTCGTGCCCGCCGAGGGCGCCGCCCACCTCCAGGTCACCGTGGACGCCGCCGACGACCGGGGCCACCGGGCCTTCGCCGTGTGGTCGCGGCCCTCGGCCGACGACGGGGAATGGCAGCGGCACGCCCAGGGCGTCCTCGCGCCGCGGCCGCCGTCCGTCCCGGCCGACGACCTGGCCGCCTGGCCCCCGCCGGGAGCCTCCCTCGTCTCCGACGAGGACCCCTACCCGGCCTTCGCCGCCGCCGGCTTCGCCTACGGCCCGAGTTTTCGCGGCCTGGGCCGCGTGTGGGAACGCGGCGAGGAGGTGTACGCCGAGGTCGCGTTGCCGGAACCGTACCGGCAGGACGCGGCACGGCACGCCCTGCATCCGGCGCTGCTCGACGCTGCCGTCCAGGCGCTGCTGGTCAGGCGTCCCGGGCTGCGCGGCGACGAGGATCCCACGGCGCCGATGCTGCCGTTCGCGTGGACCGGACTGACCCTGCACGCCGACCGCGCGACCGCACTGAGGGTGCGCCTGACACCGGCCGGCCACGACCACGGCTACCGGGTTCTGGTCACCGACACCGCCGGCCGGGCTGTCGCCACCGCCGACGCGATCACTCTGCGGGAGGTGGCCGCCGCCCCGGCCGCCGGGACGGGCCGGCCCGAACTGCTGCGCCTGGACTGGCAGGAAACGCTTCCCGCCCCCGAGTCGCCCGCTCCGCGCACGGCGCGCTGGATCGTCCTCGGCGGAGGCGACGACCGGGTGGTCGCCGCTCTCGACGCGACCGGGGTCCACGTGGAGACCTACGCCGATCTGGAGTCGCTCGCCAAAGCCCTCGACACCGGGATGACGATGCCCGAGGTGGTCGTCGTCGCACCGGAGCCGTGTCGCGTCGGCCGTCACGGCATGCCCGAGGCGCTCCGCGGCCGCCTGTCCCGCACCCAGGAGGTGATGAGCGGCTGGCTCGCCGACGAGCGGTACGCCGATGCCCGGCTCGTGTTCGTCACCCGCCGCGCGGTCGTGGCGGGCCCGGACGACGCGTCCGCGGACGCGGTCCTGCCGGACGTGACCGCTGCCGCCCTGTGGGGACTGGTCCGTGCCGGACAGACCGAACACCCCGGCCGTTTCCAGCTGGTGGACCTGCCCGGCGGGGCCGAGGGAGGCGACGAGGCCGCACTGCTCGCAGCGATCGCCTCCGGCGGCCCGCACAGCGCGGTCCGCGACGGACGGGTCCTGCACCCCGATGCCGTGCCCGCCACTCCCGGCCCCGCGCCCGACCTCGCCGCGGGCACGGTCCTGGTCACCGGCGCAACCGGCACCCTCGGCCGGGCCGTCGCCCGTCACCTCGTCACCCGGCACGGCGTGCGTTCGCTGCTGCTCGCCGGACGGCGCGGCCCCGCCGCGGACGGTGCGGAGGCCCTGGTCGCCGAGCTGGCGGAACTGGGTGTCCGAGTACGTCTGGAGGCCTGCGACGTCGCCGAACGAGCCGATGTGGAGCGGCTGTTGACCCAACTGCCCGCCGACGCCCCGCTGACCGGGGTGATCCACGCGGCCGGAGTCACCGACGACGCCGTCCTCACCGCACTCGACGGGGCGCGCTTCGACACCGTGCTGCGCCCGAAGGCGGACGGAGCCTGGAACCTGCACCACGCCACGGCCGACCACGACCCGCCCGCGTTCGTGCTGTTCTCCTCGGCGGCGGGCACCTTCGGCGCTCCCGGCCAGGCCAACTACGCGGCGGCGAACGCCTTCCTCGACGGCCTCGCCGCCCTCCGACGCTCCCTCGGCCGACCCGCGGCGTCCGTCGCCTGGGGCCTGTGGAGCGACGACAGCGGCATGACCGCCGGTCTGTCCCGAACCGACCGGGGCCGACTGAACCGCGGTGGCCTGCGCCCCCTGACCACCGGGGACGCCCTCGCTCTTCTCGACGACGCCCTCTCCACGGCCGACCCCGCGGTGATCGCCGTCGCCACCGGTTCGGGCCGGGCCAAAGTCCGCTCGATGCTGCGGCCGGTCACCGCGGCGGCGCGGCGCAGGATCGCGTCCGGCGCGACGGAGCCTGTCGGACCGTCGCTCCTGGCCGGACGCTCCGCCGAAGAGGGCCGCGCTCTGCTGGTCGGTCTGGTGCGCGACCTCGCCGCCACCGTGCTGGGGCACGCGAGCGCGGACGGGGTGGAGCCCGACCGGCTCTTCACCGAGCAGGGCTTCGACTCCCTCACGGTGGTCGAACTCCGCAACCACCTCGCCACCGCCACCGGCCTGAAACTCGCGCCGACCCTTCTGTTCGACCATGCCACGCCCGAGGCACTCGCCGCCCATCTGCACGGCCGGCTCGGCGAGCGGGCCGCCCCGGAGACCGGCCGGGAACAGACGGCTGTGAGCGCGCCGGGCATCCGCCCCGAGGACACCCTCGGCGGCCTGTTCAAGCGGGCCTGTCTCGACGACCGTGTCGACGACGGCTTCACCCTGCTCCAGGCGGCGGCGGAACTGCGCCCCACCTTCACCTCGCCGGACGAACTCCCCGGCCCGCCCGCGGCGATCCGGCTCTCGGCCGGTGGTGCCGCGGCACCGCTGGTCTGCTTCAGCTCCTACGTCGCCCTCGCCGGAGTCCACCAGTACGCCCGGTTCGCCTCGCCGTTCCGCGGCCGGCGCGACGTCTGGGCGCTGCCCACCCAGGGCTTCGGTACGGGTGAGGCGCTGCCGGCGACCTTCGACGCGGTGGCCGACCTGCACGCCGACGCCGTACGGCGGATCGCCGGAGACGTTGCCCCGGTCCTGCTCGGCTCGTCGTCCGGCGGGATCCTCGCGCTCTCCGCCGCCCGGCGGATGCAGGAGCGCGGCGCCCCGCCGGCGGCCGTCGTCCTGCTGGACACCTACATGCCACGGGCCGACTCCCCGTTCCTGCGCTTCTCCCGGCAGATGCTCAGCGGGATGTTCGAACGGGAGTCGATGTTCGCGCACATGGACTCCGCCCGGCTCACCGCGATGAGCTGGTACGTCGCCATGATCGGGGAATGGGAGCCGGGCCCCCTGGAGTGCCCCGTGCTGCTGGTGCGTTCCAGCGAGCCCCCGGTGCCCGCGGAGCCCGGTGAGGAGATGCGGCCCGAGGAATGGCAGACGTCCTGGCACCGGGCCCACACGGTTCTCGACGTCCCCGGCAACCACTTCACGATGATGGAGGACCACGCCCGCTCCACCGCCGGGGTCACCGACGGCTGGCTCGCCGCCCGAGGCACCTGA